TTTCTCCCACTGCCAGAATACATGGGTCCAGGAATCGCGGAATAAAAATAGGATGGATTTCTCTCAGTATTATGTTTAACAACCCACTCACAGAATTTTTTATTACCGTCCCTATAAAGGGGCTATGCTGATTTGGTGGTCTTAGCTcccatggaaaaaaaatatttctaccaGGGCACACAAAATGGTTCAAGTGAATTTGAAGTTGAGACTGACACCTGAATATATTAGGGTCCCTATGACACTAAACCAACAAGCAACAAAGGAGGTTCGTATAATGGCTGGGGTGGTTGATCCACATTATTACAGGGAAATTGATCTACTGCTACACAATGGGGTCAATAAGAACTATGTCAGGAGCCCAGGCGTTCTCTGGGTTGCCTCTTAATATTCTCTTATTCAAGAGTGAAAGTTAATAAACAACCAACTCCTAAGGACTCAGACCTTCCAGGATGAAGATTCGCCCACCCTACTAGGTAAAGAGGCAGCCACGAGCAAAGCCAAATGGAGCAGAGGAAGAAGTTATAAATATCAACTACAGCTTCAAGACCAGTTATAGAAACAAGTACTTAAGCAAATCTACTTCATCGTTTGCGGATATTTTTGTACATATTAactattttttccttcccctacCCCCTATCAAGTTACATAAGAAATGTTGGTCGTAGTGCATTGACAGTTTAATTGAGGTGGGATTGTGACTGAACCAGGATAAGTAACACCGCTAAGGATAATAGTAACTGATGGAActttactttttccccttttggggGAGAGGTGAGAGTTTTTCCTTTGTACAAAAGATAGTAAAATCTGCATACACTGAAGCATAAACTGTTGCTGTTGTACAGAAATTTAAATATGGGTAGAAGGCTGTGCGTGGCTGCTTAATAGCTAAAAGGGAAGGTCGTGCTCGTTACTCGCCATAGGCACTCAGCTCCCTCTCCCTCACTTACACACCCACCGTCCTGTATTCTGCTCTGTTCTCCTGGGGTTGGGACACATGCAAACTACATTTCCCGACTTCTCTGCCAACTGGACTCCTGTTAGGTTTGGTCAATAGGAGGCACCACTGGGAAGTCAGAGGCAGCAGAGGTTCTGGCACCATGGTAGTTGTTGGCAATCAGCAGGGGTGGAGTGACTGTGAATGCCAACACACCACAGATAGTACCTATCAGCAACCTTAGCTCTGGTCCAGGCAGTACCACTTGAGCAGATCTAGGATCAATTACAACAGTCTCCAATAGTGCAGTGGCGGGTACAGGCTCCTAGCAGTTTCTGAACTCTGAGAATATCACCCTCCCATAGAACAACCTAACTACATTTACCAGTTCTCCAGGAAAAAATCATCAACACCCTAGAATGACATAAAACGAACAAAAAAATCCCCTCTAATTAATGGAATGATCAAGAGGTAGGTCTAATTTAATTACAAGGGTGTCTGAAAATGAGACAGACGGTACTGCCACAGTCACAGAGCAGCACTTTCAAGAAGCGCTACTGGGCGTGCCACAGCATCTCCTTATTTCTCTCTCCCATCAGTTATAATTTATAATGACATCACTGTACCTCAGATTACAGTGAGGGAGATTTGCCTGGCCTTTCTTCTATTACTTGGCCCCTTATTTTAGGAGCACAGGTGGCTTCAGGAACACAAATATCCTTTCTCAAACATAAATGCCTGTCTATACTTTTGGTACAAATTTTAACACAAGCTTTTATTTTATGGCTTCTCTCCTTATGtcataataaatatattctgaGATTATCAGACTTTAACAAATttcatcagaaataaaaaaaagtatctcCATATGATTTCTTCCTCTGGTAAGCCAAGTTCATTTTGTGTAAAACACTTCTTCCCTTGTAAGTTTTAACTTAAattgaagaattttattttaatttgactctccagtcctatcactagTAAGTATCATGCAATTCTGGGACCCCAAAGAAAGCAATTGTAAATCAAGTTCTGTAGAACTTCTTTAGTTTGTATTTAAACTAACCATTTATCCAATTCCACAATGAAAtcagtgttataattttcttAACATTCAACTTAAAACATTAGACAGAATAATCTGAATGGAGGAAAAATCATTATCAAATGCTAAAAATGTAAACATGAAGGAAGTAAACATGAAaacaaatctctttttaaaaattcatttaattacAAGAAAATTAGGCAGAAAATTGCACAGTTCCAAACAAATCCTCTGTATAAACACAAGGGCTCATTCACCATCATCTTTTTGTATTTATCTCTCAAATAACATTCCATCTATTGAACCCAACCTACACTGGCAAAATTAGAATACATGGATATTTTTACTGTTTAATATTCCATAAACAGAACTGGCTTCTGTCCTTAAGTTATGATGGTGTCTGTCATTTTGCttcagagaaaactctaaaattGTTCCCTTATGAGTATTTCAATCAGCCACTCTCAAAATCcaacgcaaaaaacaaaaacaaaacaaaacaaaaaacgctGTTGTTTCACTAAAAGATACCTGTCTTCCACTTCACTTTACCAGCCTAAGTACAAATTCGGAGAAAAGCTTCTTAAGTCCTGCAGTTTCAAATTCCTTTTGTAACTCATCCAACGATGAATACTCTTTGACTTCAAATGCCAGAAACCTGTATTATACAAGAGAAACTCATGAATATGCCTAAATTTGTCAGAGTATAATTATCGATTCAGTTGCTTTTCCATCTGCAATAGTACTAAATTATACCTTTTGTGTTCTGTCTGTACTTTTGTTTCAAAGAGTACACTAAtcattttctctttgcatttctttccACTTGAGTCCACATCTACTTTGCAGGTTTTCTGAAGAATCAGGTACTCCTAAATGACAAATCAGTACGTTAAATACGTATCTTACTCTGAATCTCAAAGTCCTAGTTTGAAAGGAGCCATAAACCTATAGGCTTATTTCCACGCTTACAGAGTACTCACTTTCTGAATCAAGCAGTAAGAGAGTTACACAGTGTTTTCACATACTTTGAAGCATAACATTCTGGTGAATGCTGGAGTAAAGAAGGGTCTAATCGAACTACGTAGGCTTAAATCTAAACTAGATCTGATTCTGGGGTTAGTTATCTAGATCTTCTGTGCCTCACTAACCTATTCCATAAAATGGTACTCATAACATCTACCTTATGGGAAagttgtgataattaaatgagttcatacatataaagcacttagaggAGTGCTTGGCACAATAGTGCTTAATATAGTACCAGCTACTCTCATTATTATCACTTCCTCAAGGTCAGAATGAAGTTAACAGGCACACAGTACCGAACATTCCAAATTGATGGCATCTATAAATATGTACCTGTAGTTCTCAATCCTGATATACAGTCTTATAAAAATTTAAGGGATATTTACATTAAATGACATTTTAGGGACagctaataaaaaagaaagaactcctTAAAAAGTACTCTACATTACCAGAGGTCAAGCcatatgattaaataaattaattaactgatGGATCCAATCTGAGAAACAACATCTGCAAAACAGCTACACTTAGCCTAATATGCCTGAGCTGGCTTAAAGAAAAATCTGAGCCTTTTGGGGATATATGAGCaaagaaattaatttgtattcattttgtcAGCCAGTATTTTATCCAAAAGGATCAAACTTTATAGATATACTGTAAATCACCTTAAAATTTGTggttccggggcttccctggtggcacagtggttaagaatctgcctgccaatgcaggggacacaggttcgagccctggtccgggaagatcccgcatgccaaggagcaactaagcccgtgtgccacaactactgagcccgcgcgcctagagcccgtggtccacaacaagagaagccatagcaatgagaagcccacacaccataacaaagagcagcccccgctcaccgcaactagagaaagcccacacacagcaacaaagacccaatgcagccaaaaattaattaattaaattttaaaaaatatatgtggttCCTTGGTCAGACCCCAACCCAATATCTTTATTAAATCTGAAAATCTGCTGTACCTATACACTATAACCCAGCACTACTCTGGTCAACTGAAGTTATTAACCAACAAGTTTTGGGATAAGAGCCCATAACAAAAAGCTAGGTAGTTATACTACAAATCAAGATGATAGGTTATGCAAGATAAATCTGTTTCAAATAAATTCCATTGTAATTATTCTTGACCCAACCCACTTGAAAGCATAAAACCTATTAAGTGATTTGCAGCtcttttaagatttaaaatataataagcaGCTTTCTTTGTCTGGTCCCACATAAAGCAGGTTAGATGAGTTTAGAATGAGAACTTGAAAACTCTGAAGAAGACGATGATTTTGAAAGCAGCTGCTGAGACAAGTCAGGTGGAAAGCAAAAGTTAGGGAGGAGGTGACAAGCTGACAGCCCTAATGATTCTACTTCCACTCACACTAAATCCTGGTTAGGAGGGAACAGCTCCTCTTTTCAGGTATAACAGATACCAAGTTCAAGCGTCAGAACATATCTTTAACTtccaaaaagttaaaatttttgcaGGCTACCCACAAATATACACCTTGCTGTGTGCCTAACTAAGGAAAGAACTATAAATACACATAAACTTTTAGtgcaaatttataaaatttaggcTCAAAGCTGATTACGGAAACAAACACTCATGTaccagagatttttttaataacctatcaCTTTCATTAAGTggcatgatttttaaaacataatcttCTACTTATTCTTCAAACTTTTCAAGTCTGTAGTTGTAATTAGAAGTTAAAgacagtctttaaaaagaaagatccaTTAACATGGTAAGAGTGAAAGCAGAAACATCTTAATGATTAATCTGTCCCATTGTTATCAAACACACTTATAGACACACCATTTTAGCAGAAAATAGCCAAATTCATATTCAACATTAAAACTTTTCGGCACCTTGATGTTGTTTCTGTCTCCCTGCAGTAAAATCAGTATTACTTTACCCATGAACATCAGTCTTCCTGTCAGCCTTAAATCGGAAGCCCACTTCTCCACACTTTTGACATATTTGGTCTTTGCTCTCATATGATCTAAATGCAAAAGAGTCATCCACAATCCATCATCCACAGTCGTGCTTGCTGCAGAAGTGCACTTTTCACTGCCACCTCCAGCTTCTGGCCGCTTGAGGATGTGCCTGAGATTCTGCTGAATCCAGAGAACTAGCTCATGAACCATAGGTTCCGACAAAAGGGTCTCTGCTTGCTGCAGTAACTTCTCCTTCACAATCTCACGCTCAGCCCTGGTCAGGTGTTCGGAGTTAACCACAATACCAGGCAGACACGACGGGTAATTAACCGGTAAATGGAACACCAATCGTAAGGGTATATCAGCATCCATAAATCCTTCTGCTCTTGTGAGAATTCTGAACACAGTTCCATCTGTCTCTGGAAAGCATCCAAAAATAATGATTAGCTGTACCTAATTCAATTTGAATGGAACACTAACAAGTTAGAATTTTTGTTTCAAGtgtcaatttatttttcatgtgaaaACTAAGTTATTTTATGAAGAGATACATCACACTAAGAAAGCCATGATTTACAGATTCTTACTTTCAGCCATACATATATAGTCATAGAATCATGCTCACCAGCACCCAGGATTTCACTGGCATTTATAATTGCCATTATCCCATTTTTATTAAGGTTACCAGAAAGGTTTCTCATCATATGATGTTCTTCCTCCCCAGACTTAGTTGATAATTCAGAAATTCCTAATAAACTCATATGAACATTCAAAGAAACAGTATTGTGTATTTATAAAATCAGTGATTAGTTTAAAAGTTATACACTAAATCCGGTGAAAGTCATGTTGCAGTGAGTCTGAATCAAACCAAATACTGGATCCCGTGTGGTTGCAGGGGTACAGAGCAAACCATGACTGTGCATACACAGTAACTGCCTGGACCCGCTCTTTTTCACTTCAAATATATTCGTATCAGTGTAACATGAAGGCAGCGGGAGGAACTAAAATTGGGCAGACATCAGTTCAGCTGTTTCTGGCTCCataaggaggagggggaaaggggaaagcGCACACAGGATACGAGATGAAACACTCTGCTCTCTTTCAGATTTGCTCCACTTCACCCCTCTGATGTGTTCCACACCACTTCACCCCACTTTTCAAAAGTTGATAAAACGTCAGGCTGATTCATTCTGCAGGGGGCAGAAGCACACAGATCAGAAGAGCAGAGTAGAACCGAACTGGGTGCTGACGAGGCTCTTTGAAGCTAACTTGCCTCCGTCTACCCTACTTCTTTCTCCACAGCCCTTGTTTCATTCTCCTTCACAAGACAGGCAGTCAGATTGTTCTAATTTTCATACCTGGATCGCTGCTCAACACCCTCAACAATGGAAACCTGAGtgcattcccattttaaagaacCTAACAGAACATTAAAATGGCTCTCTAGCCATCCAATTCCATTTATACAGAAGCTGTTGTTACAGACATGGATTCATATAGGACCAAACACATCCATTACACCAGGTTTTTCTTTAATAGAACCTTCAGTATCAGCTGCAAAGCACTGCCGTTTTAGGACACCACCCCGAAACCCAGGCAGTAACCATTACAAAGATCACATtaggcggcttccctggtggcgcagtggttgagagtccgcctgccgatgcaggggacaagggtttgtaccccagtccgggaagatcccacatgccgcggagcggctgggcctgtgagccatggccgcggagcctgtgcgtccggagcctgtgctctgcaacgggacaggccacaacagcgagaggcctgcataccacaaaaaaaaaaaaaaaaaaaaaaaaaagatcacattagggcttccctggtggcgcaggggttaagaatccacctgccaatgcaggggacacgggttcgagccctggtccgggaaggtcccacgtgccatggagcaactaagcccgtgcgccacaactactgagcctgcgctctagaacttgcaagccacaactactgagcccgtgtgccacaactactgaagcccgcgtgcctagagcctgtgctctgcaatgagaagccaccgcaatgagaaacccgtgcaccgcaacgaagagtagcccccgctcgccgcaactagagaaagcccgcgcgcagcaacgaagatccaacacaaaaataaataaataaaataaataagtttattttaaaaaaaagatcatattAAAGTGATGTAACTTAAATTTGTATTACATAAGTAAAATATACGCTGCATAAAGGAAGATTTTCCAAACAACTTAGTACATTCCTCTAAAATCCATCACCAGCTTCTCGAAACCCTTCTTTCTTCTATCCTGTTACTTAtcctttgtaaaaaatattttattattaaagtaagCTCCCTAGATGTCAGTTAGATCACTGCACTTCACTAGATAAAATGGGCATTATAAATAGACCTACAGACATGTGACCACTAGgctaaaaaaaccctccagaaatcaTCTAGAGGGTCCACTTTCCCTCTCAAGGGGGAGGTATAACTTTTAAAGCTCTTCATtcatcattcaacaaacatttactgagtacctactaggCCCAAGGCACTGTTCTAGTCTGAGAGAAAACAACGGGTAAGACACAGATCCTGTCCTCTTAAGTCAATCCAGTTTCATAACATGAAACAGTGGACAGAGCCAAAGTGATCTTCCTCAACTTCTCTTCTACACCTAAAAATGTCTTTActtataaacatacatacatataatttctataaacctgtattttatatattttttttatttccatggaGATAACTCTCCATGGGAAtagcattttttaatgttttctgaaCAAAAGGTGCCTCCCTGCTGACAACTTGACTACAGCCCCGTGAaaatgatttcagacttctgacctccagaactgtaagagaataaatatgtgttgttcTAAGACACCACATTCGTGGTTatttgtcacagcagccacaagaaactaacacagtatctGTGCTCACAAAGCAAGGTTTTCCCCGCAAGCAAGGCTCCCTTTCTGGTAAAAACCCTGAAACCTAGAGTGTTCTCCAATCTCTGCCACCTAAACAGCCACCTATTCCTCCCCAGGGCAGTGACCTAACTGACAGAAACAGGCAGTCCAGGGAGAAGGTCTGGAAAGCCTACTGAGCTGGCTCTTCAAATCCTTACCAactttcattcttctctcttaGTGATTTTCTGGCCCTAGTCagcaaagagaaaagcaacaggAGAAAATCCTGACTTCCGCCTTAGAAAACCGTGAAATTATTAGTTATAAGCTTAGAAGGAAAACTGCTTTAATTTTATCAAGAATTGGAAAGGATTAACAACCTTCCTACTTGGTCTTCTCTTTGACTCCCTCCgtagctacacacacacacacacacagacacacacacacacacacacaggagctgCAAGCTGAAATTACACAAAATGATGCTATCtctgtaagaaaatgaaaatcccaACAACATACCCCATTCTGCTGATACTTAATGCAGGAATAAAATTAcgtattcttttaaaaactcattttctcCCTAAAACTCTAGAAGTATGTATATTACCCTTCCATTTCTCATCTGCCTTGGTTTGTACATGCAATTAAACTGGCtcttttttcctcagaatttttcATGTAATCACATGTACTGTCAGTCtgattttggggggtttttttccattaaaaaaagaaaacaaggttgTCCCTATCTACTTTATTAACAGCTTAGAAACAGAGTgattaacagaaaaataatggTGTTCTACATCTAATGCTAATCTCTGGCCTTCCCTGGCACCAAAAAACTCTAGTCATTAAGTTTAACTCACAAACTCATCATTCTCAATAAAATCTATGCCCTAGAAAATTTATGCCTGCCCTACAAATCTGAAATTTTCATGAGTTCCAAGACTATTTTCATCTGTTCTAAAGATCCTACCAAAAGATGTAAGTTTTGCCTCTGGTTGAAGCTTGCATACATATTCcctagtttgggtttttttggtttttttaaataagtcaTTGTACCTTAAAATAAGTATATCAATTTCATAACTAAAATAGGTTAGTTTCAAACCTTATTCTTCCTTACAAGTACATGAAGGAAATTATGCTCCTAACCACActccaaacaacagaaattcaaacGAGAGAAACTGAACTGAACCTCAAATTCCATACTGTTATTTTTAAGACTTCATTCTACTTCATAATCCCACacaataaaaattcaataaatgctgTCCAATAACAGAAGATAgtggaaaatgtaaacaaaatttaAGAGGATGAGTTCTTCAAGATTCATTTAGAGCCCATTAAGAAATCATTTATATACCATATACAACTGAATTTCCctatacttgctttttttttttcttttttgcagttttATATGTCCTCAGGGTAAGACTTTGTTCAGAAAACCACTAAAAAGCCCCCAACACCCTCTCTTACCTCACTGCacaggatttttttcctctcgCTCTCAGGTGGCTCCCCACAAGTATACATCCACCAGTGCTTCTTTTTATGTTACAGCTGGAATTTTATACATGTTAAACGtggttacagaaaaaaaaataaacgaaAAATAAGTGAAGCTAAAAGTGGCGATCCCATCCTTTAGACGTGAAGTTCAAGGCTGATTTGTTTTTAGAGACGACCTCAGTACTGACCATCAGCAGGACACAGGGCTGAGCAGATTCAGAGGGGCCAGTGGGTGACAGTCATGGTTCGTTTTGCAAGACGGCCCAATCCAATCTGAGCATTAGTGTTAGCAGAATACAAAAAGCTACTCTGAAGCTACTGTGCgaacatatcatatgatattgagTCTTACACACCTCCCATTTTATAACTGTTTTATCTGTAAGATGATTTCCAGAAACACAACTCCACATATAATGAGCACTAACTATGGCAATATAATCTCTGTGACCTTCAATTAcctcatcaggaaaatgaagatTTATAACAATACCAAATCCCATCTACCGCATAGGTACCTacacaggcatgcacacacactcccctTCAGAACTATTCTGAACATAAGTGGGGTCATCCCCGTTTCTCTGCTCTGGGTGCTCTTCTTGCTCTCTTCTTCCTGGACAGGTGTCATCCTTGCTCTCTAAGAACTGTTTTCCTGACGCAATGGCCGCATCTCTGTTAAGCAGCATGACGCAATGCAAGAGTCCATATACTCTGGAGCCTGGTGGTTACTCAACCAGCCTGAGCATCTGTTaccttctttataaaataaagttaagaatacccctcatcgggcttccctggtggctcagtggttgagagtctgcctgccgatgcaggggacacgggtccgtgacccggtccgggaagatcccacatgccgcggagcggctgggcccgtgagccatggccgctgagcctgcgtgtccgtagcctgtgctccgcaacgggagaggccacagcagtgagaggcctgcgtaccgcaaaaaaaaaaaaaaaaaaaagaatacccctCATCAAGTAAGATGCATTTAAAGTATCAGGTCTGTGGTAGGTGACCCCATTAAACCTGGCACCCTGTCTGACTGCACTGCACAGGGAGAAGCAGAATACCCCTGGTTTGATCTGCCCACAGCCCTCCCTAGTGGACAGGAATAGGAGCTTACATAACTTGCACCCATCAGAGACAGTTACACCTGATGCCTCTTATGAGCTTTCTACAACCATCACAAAGAGGCCACAGTGTATGTAAGTCCCCTGAAATTCTCAGCACAAATTAGTCCAGCTAAAAGAATCCAACTATTCAAACTCTTCAATCTTATGACCTTCATAGATGACCCTAGGGTTAGCAGCCTGAGCCTGCCTGGGCTATCTCGTACCAGAAGTGCAATCCTACCCAATGTTAACCTGATTCCAGTGGCAACAAGGAGCAGCTTATTTGAGGGGAAGGCCAGGAAGGAACTGATGGTGTTCAGAATGTTCTTACATCCTCCAACCCAAGCTGACAGTGACCATGACAGTGGTAGCCAGCAGCCCACTGTATATTTACTGAGGTCTATTAAAGAAGTCCTTACCTTACCCTTAATTCCCAGATGTGAACATCAAACGTCCCAATTTCAATCACTGAATTGTTCTATTCTCCAATGAACCTTTCAGCAACAAAATGTCCTAAGTTGTTACACTGAATTCTTTTATAATTCAATTACTTATTGATGCCAAAACACTGAATTAAATTAATTAGGAGGCATGGCTTGAAAGTCATGCTCAATTTAACAGCAGATAAAGGGTCCACAGTGCTCTTCATATTA
This sequence is a window from Globicephala melas chromosome 1, mGloMel1.2, whole genome shotgun sequence. Protein-coding genes within it:
- the RWDD3 gene encoding RWD domain-containing protein 3 isoform X1; this translates as MAEPVREELSALGAIFCGPGEWEVLSRSETDGTVFRILTRAEGFMDADIPLRLVFHLPVNYPSCLPGIVVNSEHLTRAEREIVKEKLLQQAETLLSEPMVHELVLWIQQNLRHILKRPEAGGGSEKCTSAASTTVDDGLWMTLLHLDHMRAKTKYVKSVEKWASDLRLTGRLMFMGKVILILLQGDRNNIKEYLILQKTCKVDVDSSGKKCKEKMISVLFETKVQTEHKRFLAFEVKEYSSLDELQKEFETAGLKKLFSEFVLRLVK
- the RWDD3 gene encoding RWD domain-containing protein 3 isoform X2 gives rise to the protein MAEPVREELSALGAIFCGPGEWEVLSRSDGTVFRILTRAEGFMDADIPLRLVFHLPVNYPSCLPGIVVNSEHLTRAEREIVKEKLLQQAETLLSEPMVHELVLWIQQNLRHILKRPEAGGGSEKCTSAASTTVDDGLWMTLLHLDHMRAKTKYVKSVEKWASDLRLTGRLMFMGKVILILLQGDRNNIKEYLILQKTCKVDVDSSGKKCKEKMISVLFETKVQTEHKRFLAFEVKEYSSLDELQKEFETAGLKKLFSEFVLRLVK
- the RWDD3 gene encoding RWD domain-containing protein 3 isoform X3; translation: MAEPVREELSALGAIFCGPGEWEVLSRSETDGTVFRILTRAEGFMDADIPLRLVFHLPVNYPSCLPGIVVNSEHLTRAEREIVKEKLLQQAETLLSEPMVHELVLWIQQNLRHILKRPEAGGGSEKCTSAASTTVDDGLWMTLLHLDHMRAKTKYVKSVEKWASDLRLTGRLMFMGVPDSSENLQSRCGLKWKEMQREND